One Microbacterium sp. W4I20 DNA window includes the following coding sequences:
- a CDS encoding YbjQ family protein: MFIVTTNDVPGYRITQVLGEVMGLTVRSTDFGQSFTAGFRALGGGEIPEYTQVMYESRQVVMARMWAEAQQRGGNAIVAMRFDTGSIGSFSEVCGYGTAVVVEPLGQPAPPASAPPTPPPA; this comes from the coding sequence ATGTTCATCGTGACCACGAACGACGTGCCCGGTTACCGCATCACGCAGGTGCTCGGAGAGGTGATGGGTCTCACCGTGCGATCGACCGACTTCGGCCAGAGCTTCACCGCGGGATTCCGCGCGCTCGGTGGTGGTGAGATCCCGGAGTACACGCAGGTCATGTACGAGAGTCGGCAGGTCGTGATGGCGCGGATGTGGGCCGAGGCGCAGCAGCGCGGCGGCAACGCGATCGTCGCGATGCGCTTCGACACCGGCTCGATCGGGAGCTTCAGCGAGGTGTGCGGATACGGGACCGCGGTCGTCGTCGAGCCGCTCGGTCAGCCGGCGCCTCCGGCATCCGCCCCTCCGACTCCGCCGCCCGCCTGA
- a CDS encoding CopG family transcriptional regulator yields MRTTLNLSDVLAAEAKLRAASEGRTLTSFIEEALRDRLAKSAEPAPVRPLPTFGEPGTSRFLVDIDDRDALWEALDEVPAR; encoded by the coding sequence ATGCGCACCACACTGAACCTGTCCGATGTCCTCGCGGCGGAGGCCAAGCTCCGCGCTGCGTCGGAAGGCAGGACCCTGACGAGCTTCATCGAAGAGGCGTTGCGCGACCGGTTGGCGAAGAGCGCGGAGCCTGCTCCCGTACGACCACTTCCGACGTTCGGCGAACCTGGCACCTCGCGCTTCCTGGTCGACATCGATGATCGCGATGCGCTCTGGGAGGCGCTCGACGAGGTCCCGGCACGGTGA
- a CDS encoding TA system VapC family ribonuclease toxin, whose product MIVPDVNILVYAFRADAPEHDAYASWLNDAIIREPIGVSDTILSGFVRIVTHPRITTAPAPVEAAMSFTRSLLAAPRTQWVTAGAPTWERLEALAADDSGIRGNLVPDAYIAALCLTNGARLATRDRGFGRFPHLTWFDPASEVRASGT is encoded by the coding sequence GTGATCGTTCCCGACGTCAACATCCTCGTCTATGCGTTCCGCGCCGACGCACCCGAGCATGATGCCTACGCATCCTGGCTCAACGACGCGATCATCCGAGAGCCGATCGGCGTCTCCGACACGATCCTCAGCGGGTTCGTCCGCATCGTGACGCATCCGCGCATCACCACCGCACCCGCCCCCGTCGAGGCCGCCATGTCGTTCACGCGCAGCCTGCTCGCGGCGCCTCGCACTCAGTGGGTCACGGCGGGAGCGCCCACCTGGGAGCGGCTCGAGGCTCTCGCTGCCGATGACTCCGGTATTCGCGGCAACCTGGTTCCCGACGCGTACATCGCCGCGCTCTGCCTGACGAACGGCGCCCGTCTCGCCACGCGCGATCGCGGCTTCGGGCGATTCCCTCACCTCACGTGGTTCGATCCGGCATCCGAGGTGCGCGCGTCAGGGACGTGA
- a CDS encoding sodium:proton antiporter, producing MDAEIFYVLVGAVAVAAVARWRGWPAPLLVTVVALAASFLPFVPEVDIDGHLLLNLVLPPLLYSAALDVSFVGFKRSLPQIRRLGVTLVLLTAVAVGFVAWWIFPSLTLPGALLLGAIVAPPDAVSAAAIGRKLGLPRRIMTVLSGESLINDATSLTLYRVFAVILTGTAVSVADGIGQFLLAVGVGVAVGLVFGVVLHQLRMRISDPVVIGTFGLLAPFGAYAIAEHLLGSGVLAVVAMGLFVGFNAPRTDYTTRQQEKPLWLSADLLLESFVFAYIGLQFPRVLRDLGSESVEHILLLSGAVLLVVLVVRPLYIYPVSAWSNYQDRRRLARMDRGIASGEFDKRREKSGRWRQYSSQELRSQIVRERMAGLQLTAKDNAIISWAGMRGVVTLATALAAADLAALDEEASHAIVVVAFIVTVATLLLQGLTLPLLIKRLGIASDVDHAEDEKALAAVKEKSREAGKAYLAEKRLEWETKHGHVDMPLFDAFATRMTRVGRDTDEAQQVEDAASRPSYDDLVALSRGWLQVRREILLAERDAGNLDEEVMRELLTAMDAEELALDTRGATRQQGRA from the coding sequence ATGGATGCCGAGATCTTCTACGTCCTCGTCGGAGCCGTCGCGGTGGCGGCGGTCGCGCGATGGCGCGGGTGGCCGGCACCGCTCCTCGTCACGGTCGTGGCGCTCGCGGCATCCTTCCTGCCGTTCGTGCCCGAGGTCGACATCGACGGGCACCTGCTGCTGAACCTGGTGCTGCCTCCGCTGCTCTACTCGGCCGCGCTCGACGTCTCGTTCGTCGGCTTCAAACGCAGCCTGCCGCAGATCCGCCGACTCGGCGTCACGCTCGTGCTGCTCACCGCCGTCGCGGTCGGCTTCGTGGCGTGGTGGATCTTCCCCTCGCTCACGCTCCCCGGTGCGCTGCTGCTCGGTGCGATCGTCGCCCCGCCGGATGCCGTCTCCGCAGCCGCGATCGGCCGCAAGCTCGGGCTGCCGCGGCGCATCATGACCGTGCTCTCGGGCGAGAGCCTCATCAACGACGCGACCTCGCTGACGCTGTACCGAGTGTTCGCCGTGATCCTGACCGGCACGGCCGTTTCGGTCGCGGACGGGATCGGGCAGTTCCTGCTCGCGGTCGGGGTCGGCGTCGCGGTCGGCCTCGTGTTCGGCGTGGTCCTGCATCAGCTGCGCATGCGCATCAGCGACCCGGTGGTCATCGGCACGTTCGGGCTGCTGGCGCCCTTCGGCGCCTACGCGATCGCGGAGCACCTGCTCGGCTCCGGCGTGCTGGCCGTCGTGGCGATGGGACTGTTCGTCGGCTTCAACGCCCCGCGCACCGACTACACGACCCGGCAGCAGGAGAAGCCGCTGTGGCTCTCGGCCGATCTGCTGCTGGAGAGCTTCGTGTTCGCCTACATCGGCCTGCAGTTCCCCCGCGTGCTCAGAGACCTGGGCAGCGAGTCGGTGGAGCACATCCTGCTGCTCTCCGGTGCGGTGCTGCTGGTCGTCCTCGTCGTGCGTCCGCTGTACATCTACCCGGTCAGCGCCTGGTCGAACTACCAGGACCGTCGACGTCTCGCGCGTATGGATCGCGGCATCGCGTCGGGTGAGTTCGACAAGCGGCGCGAGAAGTCCGGGCGCTGGCGGCAGTACAGCTCGCAGGAGCTGCGGTCGCAGATCGTCCGGGAGCGGATGGCCGGGCTCCAGCTCACCGCGAAGGACAACGCGATCATCTCCTGGGCGGGGATGCGCGGCGTCGTGACGCTGGCGACCGCGCTCGCCGCCGCCGACCTCGCGGCTCTCGACGAAGAGGCGTCGCACGCGATCGTGGTCGTCGCGTTCATCGTCACGGTCGCGACCCTGCTGCTGCAGGGGCTCACGCTGCCTCTGCTCATCAAGCGCCTCGGCATCGCGAGCGACGTCGATCATGCGGAGGACGAGAAGGCGCTGGCCGCCGTGAAGGAGAAGAGCCGCGAGGCCGGCAAGGCGTACCTCGCCGAGAAGCGCCTCGAGTGGGAGACCAAGCACGGCCACGTCGACATGCCGCTCTTCGACGCGTTCGCGACGCGCATGACCCGGGTAGGGAGAGACACCGACGAGGCGCAGCAGGTGGAGGATGCCGCGAGCCGCCCCTCCTACGACGACCTGGTCGCGCTGTCGCGCGGCTGGCTGCAGGTGCGACGCGAGATCCTGCTCGCGGAGCGCGATGCCGGCAACCTCGATGAGGAGGTCATGCGCGAGCTCCTGACCGCGATGGATGCCGAGGAGCTCGCCCTCGACACCCGCGGAGCCACTCGCCAGCAGGGCCGCGCGTAG
- a CDS encoding dicarboxylate/amino acid:cation symporter yields MSTTARAQKAPDTRGPVRKLLTSFGFQILAALVLGIAAGLLARQLGATEDSPNGLSATLDTIGSSYVTLLRAAVVPLIFTAIVASISNLRRVQNAARLAGQTLLWFAITAFIAVSIGIALGLVIQPGSKAGEGLTPGEPYTVGTWWNFLLGLIPQNFLGLGASTQVDLETGSATSSISFNILQVIVVAAAVGIAALKAGKKAEPFLAFTESLLKVIQRVLWWIIRIAPLGTFGLIGAAVVEYGWEKLASLAWFAAAIYIGLALVLFVVYPILVKTHGLSITQYFSGVWPAVQLAFVSRSSIGTLPLTERVTERNLGVPRSYASFAVPFGATTKMDGCAAIYPAIAAIFVAQFFGIELNFVQYLLIVIVSVVGSAATAGTTGAIVMLTLTLSTLGLPLEGVGLLLAIDPILDMGRTAVNVAGQALIPTIVAKREGILNEELYNAPREGLPFADDADADADADEAPDADTASAQEPVATR; encoded by the coding sequence ATGAGCACCACCGCACGCGCCCAGAAGGCGCCCGACACCCGCGGTCCGGTCCGGAAGCTGCTGACATCGTTCGGCTTCCAGATCCTCGCCGCCCTCGTCCTCGGCATCGCCGCCGGCCTGCTCGCGCGCCAGCTCGGCGCCACGGAGGACAGCCCCAACGGACTGTCCGCGACGCTCGACACGATCGGCAGCTCGTATGTGACGCTGCTGCGCGCCGCCGTCGTCCCGCTGATCTTCACGGCCATCGTCGCGAGCATCTCGAACCTGCGCCGTGTGCAGAATGCCGCACGCCTCGCGGGCCAGACGCTGCTCTGGTTCGCGATCACCGCGTTCATCGCGGTCAGCATCGGCATCGCGCTCGGCCTGGTCATCCAGCCCGGCTCGAAGGCCGGCGAGGGCCTCACACCCGGTGAGCCGTACACGGTCGGCACCTGGTGGAACTTCCTGCTGGGCCTCATCCCGCAGAACTTCCTCGGTCTCGGCGCGAGCACGCAGGTCGATCTCGAGACCGGCAGCGCCACCTCGAGCATCAGCTTCAACATCCTGCAGGTCATCGTGGTGGCCGCGGCCGTCGGCATCGCCGCGCTCAAGGCCGGCAAGAAGGCCGAGCCGTTCCTGGCGTTCACCGAGTCGCTGCTCAAGGTCATCCAGCGCGTGCTGTGGTGGATCATCCGCATCGCCCCGCTCGGCACCTTCGGCCTGATCGGCGCCGCCGTCGTCGAGTACGGCTGGGAGAAGCTGGCGTCGCTCGCGTGGTTCGCCGCCGCGATCTACATCGGTCTCGCGCTCGTGCTCTTCGTCGTCTACCCGATCCTGGTGAAGACGCACGGCCTGTCGATCACGCAGTACTTCTCCGGCGTGTGGCCGGCCGTGCAGCTGGCCTTCGTCAGCCGCTCGTCGATCGGCACCCTGCCGCTCACCGAGCGCGTCACCGAGCGGAACCTCGGCGTGCCCCGCTCGTACGCCTCGTTCGCCGTGCCGTTCGGCGCGACGACCAAGATGGACGGATGCGCCGCGATCTACCCGGCCATCGCCGCGATCTTCGTCGCCCAGTTCTTCGGCATCGAGCTGAACTTCGTGCAGTACCTGCTGATCGTGATCGTCTCGGTCGTCGGTTCGGCGGCCACGGCCGGCACCACCGGCGCGATCGTCATGCTCACGCTGACGCTGTCGACCCTGGGCCTGCCGCTCGAGGGCGTCGGCCTGCTGCTCGCGATCGACCCGATCCTCGACATGGGCCGTACCGCGGTCAACGTCGCAGGACAGGCGCTGATCCCGACCATCGTGGCGAAGCGGGAGGGCATCCTGAACGAGGAGCTTTACAACGCTCCGCGCGAGGGCCTCCCCTTCGCCGACGATGCCGACGCCGACGCCGACGCCGACGAGGCTCCCGACGCGGACACCGCTTCCGCCCAGGAGCCGGTCGCCACCCGCTGA
- a CDS encoding helix-turn-helix transcriptional regulator — MSPAENDEEFTGIHCRLDELLAERGMTLTELSGLVGVSIVNLSVLKNDRARAIRYSTLRAICDALGCEVGELLVLAPR, encoded by the coding sequence GTGAGTCCCGCCGAGAACGACGAGGAGTTCACCGGCATCCACTGCCGACTCGACGAGCTGCTCGCGGAGCGCGGGATGACCCTGACCGAGCTCAGCGGGCTGGTCGGCGTGAGCATCGTGAATCTCTCGGTGCTGAAGAACGACCGCGCGCGGGCGATCCGCTACTCCACGCTCCGGGCGATCTGCGACGCCCTCGGCTGCGAAGTCGGCGAGCTGCTGGTGCTGGCACCCCGCTGA